One region of Populus trichocarpa isolate Nisqually-1 chromosome 4, P.trichocarpa_v4.1, whole genome shotgun sequence genomic DNA includes:
- the LOC7494314 gene encoding transcription factor DYT1, whose amino-acid sequence MNELGLADQEGSCWGRMGRKRTSYDDTVGYKSKNLHAERRRREKLSNRLLTLRALVPIITNMNKGTIIEDAITYIQELKKNVEALTDMLQEMEASSSEEEFKTRVNEIDASEEMKLCGIKEDVQVTNIEGDKLWIKIILEKKRGGFARLMEKMACFGLELIDSNVTTSKGAMLVTACVEGAFGDTLTVQQTKELLTQIIKGI is encoded by the exons ATGAATGAGTTAGGCTTAGCTGATCAAGAAGGCAGTTGTTGGGGAAGGATGGGCCGGAAGAGGACTAGTTATGATGATACAGTTGGTTACAAATCAAAGAACCTTCATGcagaaagaaggagaagagagaagcTGAGTAACAGGCTCTTGACACTGCGTGCACTAGTCCCTATTATCACAAAT ATGAACAAGGGCACCATAATTGAGGATGCAATTACTTACATCCAAGAGCTGAAGAAAAATGTGGAGGCTCTTACTGACATGCTTCAAGAAATGGAAGCATCATCGTCGGAAGAGGAATTCAAGACAAGGGTTAATGAGATTGACGCTTCTGAGGAAATGAAGCTGTGCGGGATTAag GAAGATGTTCAGGTGACTAACATCGAAGGGGATAAGCTCTGGATCAAGATTATCTTGGAGAAGAAGAGAGGCGGGTTCGCTAGATTGATGGAGAAAATGGCTTGCTTTGGCTTGGAACTCATTGACAGCAATGTCACTACCTCTAAAGGAGCAATGCTTGTTACAGCCTGTGTTGAG GGTGCTTTCGGCGATACTCTCACAGTTCAGCAGACCAAGGAACTGTTGACACAGATCATCAAAGGCATATAG
- the LOC18097443 gene encoding 60S ribosomal protein L34 — protein PPSQSREPVSARGSQLLVHPKRHSYATKSNQHRVVISPCGKLVYQTTKKRASGPKCPVTGKRIQGIPHLRPAKYKRSRLSRNRRTVNRAYGGVLSGSAVRERIIRAFLVEEQKIVKKVLKIQKAKEKQASK, from the coding sequence CCTCCATCACAATCACGAGAGCCTGTTTCAGCAAGAGGATCCCAACTTTTGGTCCACCCCAAACGTCACAGCTACGCCACAAAATCTAACCAACACCGTGTGGTCATAAGCCCTTGTGGGAAATTGGTTTACCAAACCACCAAGAAGAGGGCTAGTGGACCCAAGTGCCCAGTTACTGGCAAGAGGATTCAAGGGATCCCTCACTTGAGACCTGCTAAATACAAGAGGTCTAGACTGTCAAGGAATCGCAGGACTGTGAACCGTGCCTATGGTGGAGTCTTGTCTGGAAGTGCTGTTAGGGAGAGAATTATCCGGGCTTTCTTGGTGGAGGAGCAAAAGATTGTGAAGAAGGTTTTGAAGATTCAGAAGGCAAAGGAAAAACAGGCCTCAAAATGA
- the LOC7479113 gene encoding uncharacterized protein LOC7479113 has translation MMMIIRVSTITTRFIVSYKVSEFNETEFEEYDPTAFGGGYDPAATYGKPLPPSDKICYPSSTPDPNALSLMVSPMDRLQHLTEKLKSMNLLRNLEVKGNRLGFLLLKQRRCPLEHGNGKGNSQEKSLVLHKGEESEENEGDHHDSLPGYDAGYCNGSSGELGYEYGQEVHKFHQDIYGLEAMDLCESYLVTGLVFLAC, from the exons ATGATGATGATTATCAGAGTGAGTACTATAACG ACGCGGTTCATTGTCTCGTATAAGGTCTCCGAGTTTAACGAGACTGAGTTCGAAGAATACGATCCAACTGCTTTTGGTGGTGGCTATGATCCTGCTGCAACTTACGGAAAACCTCTTCCTCCCTCGGACAAAATTTGTTACCCTAGTTCAACGCCGGATCCGAATGCCTTATCATTAATGGTGTCTCCTATGGATCGATTACAGCACCTTACGGAAAAGTTGAAGTCAATGAACCTGCTCCGAAACCTCGAAGTGAAAGGAAACCGCTTAGGCTTCCTGCTATTGAAGCAGCGCCGCTGTCCCCTTGAACATGGCAATGGCAAAGGAAATTCCCAAGAGAAGTCTCTAGTCTTGCATAAAGGTGAAGAAAGTGAGGAAAACGAGGGTGATCATCACGATTCTTTGCCTGGCTATGATGCTGGATATTGCAATGGATCAAGTGGAGAACTTGGTTACGAGTATGGCCAGGAAGTGCACAAATTCCATCAGGATATATATGGCTTGGAAGCAATGGACCTTTGTGAAAGTTATTTGGTTACTGGCCTTGTCTTTCTAGCATGCTAG
- the LOC7494313 gene encoding uncharacterized protein LOC7494313, with protein MSLTQVSFLPFFLSLIFLLSTITTTTSTLQNLLQSHGLPGGLFPNNVKSYSLDQDGRLEVQLDGLCMTKYETRVVFDSVVRANLSYGGLMGLEGLIQEELFLWLPVKGFEVNDPSSGLISVDIGLAHKQLSRSLFEVPPVCKPQGAADLLKNFGRKIGVQFQR; from the exons ATGTCTCTGACACAAGTATCTTtcctccctttctttctctcccttATCTTCCTCCTCTCCACCATCACCACAACCACATCCACTTTACAAAACCTCCTTCAAAGCCACGGCTTACCAGGCGGTCTCTTTCCAAACAATGTCAAGTCCTACAGTCTTGACCAAGATGGTCGCTTAGAGGTGCAGCTAGATGGTCTATGCATGACTAAGTATGAGACAAGAGTGGTCTTTGACAGTGTGGTTAGAGCCAATCTCAGTTATGGCGGGCTTATGGGGTTGGAAGGGCTTATACAAGAAGAGCTTTTTCTTTGGCTTCCAGTCAAAGGTTTTGAAGTAAATGATCCATCTTCTGGGTTGATCTCTGTTGATATTGGTCTTGCTCATAAGCAGCTCTCTCGTTCTCTCTTTGAAGTTCCTCCTGTTTGCAAGCCTCAAG GGGCTGCAGATCTATTGAAGAACTTTGGAAGGAAAATTGGAGTTCAGTTtcagagatga